The Paenibacillus polymyxa M1 DNA segment CATATCGCTGACCGAAGTGAGAGCAATCATACCCTCGTGAACGGACTCGCGGATTTTGCCGTGCTCCATGACATTTACAATGTTCAGGGAAGCCAGGTTACAGCTTACATCCCGGCGAATAATATCCTGTTGTCCATAATCGGCAATCTCAGAAGTTTCCTGTAGCTGGAAGATTTCCGTGCACAGGTTTGACATTTTGATTTGGCCCACGTTTTTAAGAGCATGCGCCTGATTTGCGTTACTCTTATTCATAATATATGGATAGCCAGACTCCAACTGGATCATGGCAATTTTTGTCAGCATATCACGTGCGCTCATTGCTATTTTTTTCTTCACTCGATCGTCAGCGAGCAGCGTATCGTACATTTCATCCAGATCCATGTCGTCCAAATGCGTTCCATAAGCCTTGAACACACTATAAGGTGCAAACACATGCAGCGGTTCATTATCTTGAGCCAGCTTGTAAAAGCGGTTGGGCACCAGCAATCCGATCGAAAGTGTCTTAAGGCGTACTCTTTCATCGGCATTAATTTTTTTACTATCCAGGAACTCCAGCACGTCCCATCCGAATATGTTGTAATAGGCAGCGCCAGAGCCTTTACGTTGACCCATTTGATCCGCGTAGGAGAAACCATCTTCCATCAGCTTCAGCACAGGCATAATACCTTTTGCTGCGCCTTCTACACCTTTAATTGCCTCGCCGCGTGACCGCAGCTTCGACAGGTTAACCGCAACACCGCCGCCGATTTTGGACAATTGCATGCAAGTGTTCAATACATAGTTGATTGAGTTCAGAGAGTCATCCATTTCGAGCAAGAAGCAGGACACCAATTCCCCACGACGGCTTTTGCCAGCGTTCAGGAAAGTTGGTGTAGCTGGCTGGAGACGTTGCTCCATCATCGAGCGGGACAACAGGCGGGCCGTATCGGCGTTGCCGCGTCCCAAATGCAGGGCGACAGCAGCCACCCGGTCAGGGTAGTGTTCCAGGTAGACTTTACGGTCATTACTCTTCATTGCATAATCGGTATAAAACTTGGATGCTGCCATATAAGAAGGAAATTTAAAATTATAGCTATGAGTGATATGGAAAATATCGTTGATTTCATCAGCCGTATAGCTGTTATAGAAATTTTCGTAATAATCATTCTCAATCATATACAGCACTTGAGCAGCTGTGTCAGCAAACTTCAAACTCCGTTCTTGAACTTCCTTCATAAATTCTGCTACGGCCTCTTGGTCCTTTTCCAATTGGAAAAAGCCGTCTGTATCGCGTTTCATCAACATGTTGTTCAATTCAATATGCCGCAACTCGGCTCACCTCCTGTTTAAAACGCTCTACATCTCCGAACGTTCCAGATAATTCAAATTTGCTAATCACGGGGACATTATAATGGTCGGCAATCAAATCCGCACTTTTGGCAAATTTGTCACCCCAGTTACGGTTGCCGCTTGCAGCTACACCAACAAGGTTTTGTGCATTTTTTTTCAAAAATGAAGATACCCTCTCAGGTATCTGTCCAAACCCGGTTGTATATGTAATGAGTACGTAAGGTTCTTCTATAGTCATTTGTTCCTCAATCTGAACAGCCGGAAGCTTGAGCTTGTTTATAAATCTTTTTACATTGCCGGTCTTGGAATCATAAGCAATCAGCATGGTGTGCAACCTCCTTAACAATTAACGAAAAAAAGAAAACGGCATTGCCAAGAGACCCATTATAGCTGTAATCCCTTGCTGGCTGCGCCATTTAAGATTTTTGACTCTATATTTACATGTATTTTCATACCTTTATCTTCAAGATATCGGGCATAAATACGTTTTTTACACTATATTTAGAGTACATTCTCTATTTTATATCTATATATAGTTTTGTCAATCGGTCTAGAGAGGCTCAGAGGACCTAGATCCGGTGTAAGTCCAAGCAGGGTGCGGAAAAGAGCGAAAGAACTTTTTTTTCGTAAGTATGTTAAAAAAGTATTGGAGTTTTTGAGGCTGGAGATGTACGATTTGTCAATGGGCAATAGAATGTAAAATTTACATTTTACTGTAGAAAGGATGAAGTGGATGGAAAGTGGTTTTTTTATGGAATTTCAATCGTTTAATATGATCTTTTTTATCGTGTTTGGACTTATTGCTATTGTAATTATTACGGGGATTGTGAAAACAATCGGAGCGGGCCTTTCCAATCAAGCAGCCGAACAGGTTCAACGTTCATGCAAGGTTGTGGATAAGCGAACTAGAGTGCGTGGGGGATCGGGTGATTTTTCAGCTTCGACCGATTACTATATCACCTTTGAGTTTGAAGGAGGTGAACGTAAGGAGCTGAAGGTAAAGGGTTCGGATTTTGGAATGATTGTAATCGGGGATCGCGGGGAGGTTCATTATAAAGGTACACGTTTTCTGGAGTTTGTGAGATTAATGGGAGCGTAAAGAGATGGCGAGGTGTTAGCGTATTACCAGAACAAATACATATAGGGAGGAAGCTGACGATGCCACATATCATTGGAGCACGAATTGTTTTAAGAGAGTACCGTCAGGAGGATATACCTGATATCCGAAGATGGGTCAATGACCCGGAAATCACACATGGTTTAAGCGACGTATTTATCTATCCGCATTCACTGGCTAATAGTGAATCGTTTGTACAGATGATGATTGACGGCAACTCTGAGATCAAGGGCTTTATCATTGCTCATAAAGACACATTGGACTATATTGGACAACTCGATTTATTCAAAATTAACTGGGTGAATCGGCATGCCACCCTTGGGATTGTAATCGGGCGTGGCGGTGACCTGGGCAAGGGCTATGGGCGGGAAGCAATCCGGCTGATACAAAAATTTGCGTTTCATTCGCTGAACCTGCATCGGCTGGAACTGGAGGTGTATGCGTTCAATGAACGTGCATATCGTTGCTATCTGGCATGTGGCTTCAAGGAGGAAGGGCGGCTACGGGAAAAGCTATTCAGGGAAGGACAGTACTATGACATTATTCAGATGGGAATGTTGCGAAGTGAGTATGAGGCTGTAGAGAAAACAAAGGAATCCTGAAAGTGAGGCCACATAAGCTATTTTACTCCGTCAGCTTTCTGCAATTTTTTATGAGTGAAATCACGGGAACTACGCTTATTCTATTTCTATTAGCTAAAGGACTTTCTCTGCAAAGTGCGAATTTCTTGCTGGTTGTATTCTTTGTAAGTATTTTTCTGTTTGAAATACCAACAGGAGCTATTGCAGACAAGTATGGAAGGAAAATTTCTGTTGTTCTGGGGCTTTGTTGTTTTCTAGTCTACAGTGTGTTGTTCGTTTGGGTAGATCACATGTGGCTGCTTGTGTTCGCACAAGTCTTTGGGGGTCTGGCAATATGCTTGCAATCAGGCTCGTTGGAATCCTGGGTTGTGGAAAACAGCGATAAGCCGATGGAAGTTCTTTTTACAACCTCTAACAGTATACAGTACATTTCGGGATTTATTTGCGGTCTGTTGGGGGCCTTTCTCGCAACTTTTAACTATTCACTTCCCTGGGTGGCCAGCATTGTATCTATTATCCTGTGTATTTTTCTATGCTGCTTTTATATGAAAGAGAAGAATATTACCCATCGAAAAACATCTGCTACTCGTATTAAAACGATTATCGGAGAAAGTGTCCGTATCGGTTTTGAAAATAAGTCGATCTGGATTGTGTTTATCATTGGTTTATTTATCAGCTTTTCAAACTCGGCGGGGAATACATTTCAACAGCCACGTCTGGTCGGTCTTTCTGAACAAGGGATTTGGATTATGGGATTGATCAAGGCAGGTTATTCACTATGTATGACTTTGGGAAGCTATCTGGTTCGAAGGCTAGGCGCCCGTTATAGTGATGTACATATACTCATGTATGCTTGCGGGATGATTGGGATATGGCTCATTTTAGCGGGTGCTTTCAACACGTTTTATCCTGTACTGCTTACCTTTTTAATCTATGAAATTGGGCGAGGGATGTATCCGGTTGCCAAACAAATTTTTCTGAACAAAAGGATCTCTAATGAGTATCGTTCAACACTGCTATCTCTGGATTCTGCCATTTCCCAACTAGGCATGTGTATAGGTTTAATCGTGACAGGCATCGTAAGCCGTAATTTTACCAATCTTGCTTCAGATCAAACACCTATTCAGATATCGTGGATGCTGTGTGGCGGGATCGCATTGATCCCAATCTTTTTGTTGCTTTATGTCCGTCGGGGGTCAAGGAAAAATAGTTCCTGGAAAGAAAAAGCAACAAAGCAGAATGTTTAGTGCAAAAAAGGGCTAAACAGGTTCTGGCTGTCAGCCCCTATGCACCTTCATAAGTAATCAGACTTTACTTCTCCCCGTACCATAACTTCAGACGATTTTGGATCAGGCCAGTGAAGATTTCTTCAGCCTTTGGTACACCCGCCTGATCCAGCTCTTGGAGCATGCGGTCATACACGGCATCGAATTGATCTGGCTTGGCGAGTACGGCCTCAGGAATCCGTTTGCGTACAATGTCCTGCGACTTTTGATAAATAACATTGTAATTTGTATTGGTCGGAACAGGCATGTTGTAGGCGGCTCCCCACTCTTTTACCGGAAAATCCTTTTCGTTCGGGAATAAGTCTTTCCATGTCCGGGCTTTATATGCCTGAAGGGATTCTTTTTCCGCTTGACTATAATTTTCGGTAATCATCTCCGGATAATTGGTTGTGTAATAGTTGCCAGTAGGGTCCTTAACGCTATCGCCGTAATGTGGTCCCCATATCCAATACAAACCGATACCTGATTCTCTGCTAAAAGAAGCATTATCTTTGTTTTTGCGTTCTTGCACAGCTGCAGGAATGACTCGTTTGCCATTCTCTACATTGTAATGCTGGCCTTCAATTCCCCAATTACGCAAAATTTGTCCTTCGTCCGAGGCCAGGAAGTCCAGAAACTTGATCGCTCGCACCGGGTTTTTGCATGAAGTTGTGATGCCGATCCCGGACGCAGTATCGAAACCAATGGGCTGGAGGGAATGATCCTCGTATTGCTCATTTAAAGTGACTGGAAAGTGGGAGTAGGTGTATTCATCCTTACCTGCTGCCTTGAGCGCATTTTCGGCATCCTGGTAGTTCCATTCCTGATCAATCAGTCCAATGACACGACCTGCGGCGATTTTGGATTTGTACTGATCGCTTTTTTGTACAAAAGTATCCTTATCCAACAGACCTTCATTGTACATATGGTTTAACCAACGGAAATACTCTCGCTCTTCTGGGCGTTTGTAGTGAAGAGTGGCTTTGTGTGTTTTAGGATCAATATAATATTCGCCATCGTCTGGTCCACCTGTAGCCGTAACTGCCGGGTTTGTCACAGTAATCTGCATTTTCCAGTCCTCGGCATCGAGCGATAAGGGAATGGTAGGCTGGCCATTAGTAGTAGGGTATTTGGCGACATAATCTTTAAGTGCTTTTTCAAAATCTTGAACGGTGCGAATTTTGGGGTATCCGAGCTTCTTAAGGGCTTGATGCTGGATTTCGAAGCCTGCTTGTGCATCAAACGCGATGTGATCTACGCCCAAATTGGTTGGGATGGTGTAAATGGCGGGATCTTCACTACTATATTTAATACGGTTAAAATAATCTCCATACACTTTCTTAATGTTAGGACCGTATTTATCAATCAGGTCGGTTAAGTCAATGAGTGCTCCGGCATCGACCAGCTTTCCAATGTCTCCTTTGGGGTACACGAGATCAGGGTACTCTCCGCTAGCAGCCATTAAAGCAAACTTTTCCTCGCCTCGACCGTTGACAGCATGTTCGGCATTGAGTGTAACACCCGTTTTCTTGGTTATTTCCTGCCCGACAGCGTCCTTCATGTTGTTCCAGTTGGAGCTTGAGTCACCGCCAAAGAACGTAAATGTAATGGGACTGGTGTCATTGGGGTCTTCCTTTTCTGCCGTACCGCCTTTGCCATTCGCGCAGCCCGTTGTAACAAGCAGCAGCAAAGCCAGGAGCAGGATAGAGCATTGTTGTACCGACCTGTTCGTGAACATCTGCAAATCCCCCTTAATAAGTATGATTTACACAATGTAAGTGCTTTCAATAGTAAATTGTAGGAAATAAAGAACCTTACGTCAAGTTATTTATGTTTATTTGTTATGTGTTTTGTTTTTTATTAAGCAAACATATTTAAATGAAAGGTGTGGATTTGTGCAAATCCATCGTTTGATGATCTAAAACAAAGTATGCTACGATGGTACCAGTTTATAGGCATACCTGTATATTTAGAAGACTAAGGTAGAAAAAGATTTCGAATAGGGTTGGGTGAGGAGATGCGTGGAAAAGTAACATTACAGGAAATTGCGGATGCGGCGGGCGTTTCAAAGTTTGCTGTTTCGCGTGCACTGTCAGGCAAACCCGGTGTAAGTGAAGAGACAAGGGCGCTGCTGGTTAAGCTTGCTGCCCAGATGGGCTATTTTCGCAGTCATCCCAAAATGACTGGGGTAGAGCCTCGGGACACAGATGCCAGAGAATGGTCGGGTACGGTGCTGGTGTTATTTCCGAATATTCGACACCAGAATCGGGAGTCCAAGTACTGGGGACCTGTATTTGAAGGGATTTCCGAGCGTCTGAACCGCAGGGGATTGGATATGATCACGCTAACGGAGCCTTCAACTGACGATATGTTTTCTTTACTGAATCCAGAGGCCATTAAAGGGATTATCACTGTAGGAACGATTTCAACTACGTTATTGCTGAACATTTATCGAATGGGTATTCCGGTTGTCATGGTGGATCATTGGGATTCTGCATTTTTAAGTGATGCGGTGTTTACGGATAATCGCACATGCATGAATGAATTAATGAAGGATTTGCTATGCAAGGGGTATGATCACTTTCAATTTGTGGGTCATATTGACGATGCTCACAGTTTCTATGAACGTTGGGAAGCTTTTCGGTCCACACTGGAAATGAGCGGAGTAGAATTACGGCAAAACAAAGCCCTTATTTATGGGGGAGCGCAGGCGCTTGCTGAGGAAATGGACAAGTTGCCCGAGGATGAGTTGCCAGAGGTTTTTGTTTGCGCTAATGATGTGACTGCTTCGCAAGTCGTGGAAGTGCTGAAAGGAAAGGGGATTGACGTGCCGAGGCGATGCGGGGTAACTGGGTTTGACGATACGAATGATCAAATGCCGATTTATGCCACGGTGAGAGTGGATAAGGAACTGTTGGGGATGCGGGCGGTAGACCAATTATTATGGCGCATCATGAACCCAAACTCACCTGTGGAAAAAAAATTGCTACACGCTGATTTACTCGTACGGGAAGTTCACGCGCCACGGCTCAGCCGGGAAAATGATGATCGTGATCGTCCCTTTAGCACAATCAAATATAGTTGATGTCCGGATATGTGGGATGAATTTGATCCACAGTGAAGACGAGGGAAGTCGCTTTTAGCCTGTTTAGGGGTAGAGGGCGACTTTTATTTTGTGTTTTACCGATTGTTCCAAAAAAACAATTGACTGATTTGTTAGCTTAATGTTATTTTTGTTATGTTAATGAGTGATCCAGATGTTCCCAATCATCCTTATAGGGAGGCTTGCGACGATGATTAATGTGATAGGGTTGGATGGCTGGAGGTTTAGGGAAGCACATAGTGATGAGTGGCTCAGTGCGAAAGTACCGGGTTGTGTGCATACCGATCTTTTGCGACATGGCAAAATTCTTGATCCTTTTATCGGTATGAACGAGATGGAGGTACAGTGGATTGATAAGCAGGATTGGATATACGAAGCCTATTTTGAGATAGATGCAAATCAGCTTCAATGTCGATGTGTAGAGCTGGTGTTGGAAGGTCTGGACACCTACGCAGATGTAAGAGTGAATGGTCAAACTGTCATATCGGCCAATAATATGTTTCGGGTATGGAGACAGGATGTGAAGGCATTTGTTCAGCAAGGGAAAAATCGGCTTGAAATCCATTTTCGCTCTCCGATTACGGAAGATGTGCCTAAGCTGGAAAGGTTGGGCTATGGACTCCCCGCACCGAATGATCAGTCCGAGATAGGTGGCTTGTCTGATAAAAAAGTAAGCGTTTTCGCTCGTAAGGCTCCCTATCACTATGGTTGGGATTGGGGGCCGAGGCTGGTGACGAGCGGGATCTGGAGAGAGGTCCGAATTGAAGCTTGGTCTGGTTTGGTCGTAAGAGACTTGTTTATTCGACAGGACAAAGTGAGTACCGAGAGGGCTGAACTCACAGCAATGGTAGAGATTGAAAGTGCAAATGAGATTAGAGATGCCGAGTTGTGTATTTCTGCTGATG contains these protein-coding regions:
- the nrdE gene encoding class 1b ribonucleoside-diphosphate reductase subunit alpha; the encoded protein is MRHIELNNMLMKRDTDGFFQLEKDQEAVAEFMKEVQERSLKFADTAAQVLYMIENDYYENFYNSYTADEINDIFHITHSYNFKFPSYMAASKFYTDYAMKSNDRKVYLEHYPDRVAAVALHLGRGNADTARLLSRSMMEQRLQPATPTFLNAGKSRRGELVSCFLLEMDDSLNSINYVLNTCMQLSKIGGGVAVNLSKLRSRGEAIKGVEGAAKGIMPVLKLMEDGFSYADQMGQRKGSGAAYYNIFGWDVLEFLDSKKINADERVRLKTLSIGLLVPNRFYKLAQDNEPLHVFAPYSVFKAYGTHLDDMDLDEMYDTLLADDRVKKKIAMSARDMLTKIAMIQLESGYPYIMNKSNANQAHALKNVGQIKMSNLCTEIFQLQETSEIADYGQQDIIRRDVSCNLASLNIVNVMEHGKIRESVHEGMIALTSVSDMTQVANAPGVAKANREMHSVGLGVMNLHGYLAKNKIAYESNEAKDFVRTFFMTMNYHSIEKSMEIAKAAGQSFYGFEESDYATGVYFDRYLNTDYRPTTARVQELFKDIYIPTQADWDTLKADVMKNGLYHAYRMAIAPTASISYIQNATSSVMPIVEQIETRTYANSTTYYPMPYLQKDNVFFYKSAYQMDQFKVLDLIAEIQPHVDQGISTVLHVNSDVTTRQLARCYLYAAHKGLKSLYYTRTKKLSVEECLTCSI
- the nrdI gene encoding class Ib ribonucleoside-diphosphate reductase assembly flavoprotein NrdI translates to MLIAYDSKTGNVKRFINKLKLPAVQIEEQMTIEEPYVLITYTTGFGQIPERVSSFLKKNAQNLVGVAASGNRNWGDKFAKSADLIADHYNVPVISKFELSGTFGDVERFKQEVSRVAAY
- a CDS encoding DUF2500 domain-containing protein, yielding MESGFFMEFQSFNMIFFIVFGLIAIVIITGIVKTIGAGLSNQAAEQVQRSCKVVDKRTRVRGGSGDFSASTDYYITFEFEGGERKELKVKGSDFGMIVIGDRGEVHYKGTRFLEFVRLMGA
- a CDS encoding GNAT family N-acetyltransferase, encoding MPHIIGARIVLREYRQEDIPDIRRWVNDPEITHGLSDVFIYPHSLANSESFVQMMIDGNSEIKGFIIAHKDTLDYIGQLDLFKINWVNRHATLGIVIGRGGDLGKGYGREAIRLIQKFAFHSLNLHRLELEVYAFNERAYRCYLACGFKEEGRLREKLFREGQYYDIIQMGMLRSEYEAVEKTKES
- a CDS encoding MFS transporter yields the protein MRPHKLFYSVSFLQFFMSEITGTTLILFLLAKGLSLQSANFLLVVFFVSIFLFEIPTGAIADKYGRKISVVLGLCCFLVYSVLFVWVDHMWLLVFAQVFGGLAICLQSGSLESWVVENSDKPMEVLFTTSNSIQYISGFICGLLGAFLATFNYSLPWVASIVSIILCIFLCCFYMKEKNITHRKTSATRIKTIIGESVRIGFENKSIWIVFIIGLFISFSNSAGNTFQQPRLVGLSEQGIWIMGLIKAGYSLCMTLGSYLVRRLGARYSDVHILMYACGMIGIWLILAGAFNTFYPVLLTFLIYEIGRGMYPVAKQIFLNKRISNEYRSTLLSLDSAISQLGMCIGLIVTGIVSRNFTNLASDQTPIQISWMLCGGIALIPIFLLLYVRRGSRKNSSWKEKATKQNV
- a CDS encoding ABC transporter substrate-binding protein yields the protein MFTNRSVQQCSILLLALLLLVTTGCANGKGGTAEKEDPNDTSPITFTFFGGDSSSNWNNMKDAVGQEITKKTGVTLNAEHAVNGRGEEKFALMAASGEYPDLVYPKGDIGKLVDAGALIDLTDLIDKYGPNIKKVYGDYFNRIKYSSEDPAIYTIPTNLGVDHIAFDAQAGFEIQHQALKKLGYPKIRTVQDFEKALKDYVAKYPTTNGQPTIPLSLDAEDWKMQITVTNPAVTATGGPDDGEYYIDPKTHKATLHYKRPEEREYFRWLNHMYNEGLLDKDTFVQKSDQYKSKIAAGRVIGLIDQEWNYQDAENALKAAGKDEYTYSHFPVTLNEQYEDHSLQPIGFDTASGIGITTSCKNPVRAIKFLDFLASDEGQILRNWGIEGQHYNVENGKRVIPAAVQERKNKDNASFSRESGIGLYWIWGPHYGDSVKDPTGNYYTTNYPEMITENYSQAEKESLQAYKARTWKDLFPNEKDFPVKEWGAAYNMPVPTNTNYNVIYQKSQDIVRKRIPEAVLAKPDQFDAVYDRMLQELDQAGVPKAEEIFTGLIQNRLKLWYGEK
- a CDS encoding LacI family DNA-binding transcriptional regulator, translated to MRGKVTLQEIADAAGVSKFAVSRALSGKPGVSEETRALLVKLAAQMGYFRSHPKMTGVEPRDTDAREWSGTVLVLFPNIRHQNRESKYWGPVFEGISERLNRRGLDMITLTEPSTDDMFSLLNPEAIKGIITVGTISTTLLLNIYRMGIPVVMVDHWDSAFLSDAVFTDNRTCMNELMKDLLCKGYDHFQFVGHIDDAHSFYERWEAFRSTLEMSGVELRQNKALIYGGAQALAEEMDKLPEDELPEVFVCANDVTASQVVEVLKGKGIDVPRRCGVTGFDDTNDQMPIYATVRVDKELLGMRAVDQLLWRIMNPNSPVEKKLLHADLLVREVHAPRLSRENDDRDRPFSTIKYS